The Syngnathoides biaculeatus isolate LvHL_M chromosome 1, ASM1980259v1, whole genome shotgun sequence region tagagagagcaaacttcaatcgtttggacatgtccagaggcgacagagtgggtatattggtagaagggtgctgaggatggagctgccaggcaaaagagcgagaggacgaccaaagaaaaggttgatggatgttgtgagggaagacatgaggacagtgggtgttagagaagaggatgcatgagataggcttagatggaaaaagatgacacgctgtagcgacccctaatgggacaagctgaaaggaaaagaagatgatatAAACATGCACCTTGGCTCAATGTTGGAAAACAGTGCTGTAAATGTCACCAAGCCCTAGATGAGCAGAGATTCAGAGGAACAAGATATTGAGCCCTATTTTTCAGTTACATTATTTTGCTGGAAATGTCGGAGCTAGCAGATCTTCTTCCATACCTTGGGCCTCAAAGCTCTGCTGGCTTATGTGGAGAGGGTGTCAGAAgctaaaataatattaatttcaTTCTGTGATTCATCTTTGTATTGAAGTTATGAAGTACAGTAGTTCTGCTTTGAAATGTGCATGCTGAACAGTGATAGCTTATACAACATCTTTATTCTATATCTATGTCGTCATAAAGGGATGGCGTGATGATACAGATGCAGAgcacttttgtttattttggcaATTTGGGCCGCTTTACTGCCACATTCTGGTTTGGCTGGAAGAGCAACTGGTACCATGAAGTTCACCATAACAATATTTTGCATTAAGTCACCTCCAATATTTTCCAGAGACATGCTATGACGTGTGAAGGCACAAGTGAAGGACTAAGTTATGAtcattatacatttatttatacatttgtgTGGTGTATGTAAAAACAGGGGTTtagaatatatttatatactttcattgcattaaatttgattttaaaaaaatatcacattcaAAAGTTAAGTACTCAATTAGCTTTCAGTACAATGAACTTcataatactgtactgtaataattttgttttatttttaacgatTGCACACAATGAAGCTGCCAGTATAGGCCATCATGATGTTATTCTTTAACACACTGGATTTACATATTACACTGTATGTTATACACGAGAGTTTCTTCTGGATTCTTATTCCCGTTGTATTTAAGTGTTTAGTTGATTCTTCTGGGGTCAGAAGATTCCAGAAATTGTGAGTTTTGTATTTCCCGAGATCATAAACACACCACTCTTATTCTTGTCCGGTCTCATTAAAGGAACAGGTATTGTTAACGTTCAAGACATGAAAGACATTCAAATAAACTAGTAGTCTTCCTCAGAACACCAAATTACGCCACACGTCTCGTACATTCTCTGAAAGAAACTGGTTTCAGCAACAAATACACACTGCACTGAATTATATCACAGATCACTCTCACTGCACTCGGAAAATACGACTATGATTTAACAATTTTCTACAGTACCTGAAATCAGCATTACGTCACAATGAAAGAGGCGTGGCTTGCTGGGCCAGGCAAGGGCACACAAGATTGGATGACATTTGTGTAAGTTAGCTGTTAACTAAGATCACTTGATTATATTTGAGATGTCCTTTTATGACAACAATGGACAGCATGGGATCAGTAGAACCATCGCCGATGGTTAATAAGATGACTGCAGTCTCGTCAGTTGGACGTTTGTCCAGGACTAGCTCGGTGATATTAGCTTAGCATTTGACAGTCGCAGTAGCCTGCTAGCGCTAGCCAACCGGCATATGTAAAGTAATGTCCTTGTTGTGGAACAATGCCGGAGAAGATCtactttggagaaaatttacTTAATGGAAGCTAGTTTGAGAACATGACAATATTATACATAAAAAACAGTTCTTAGTCCTTTGATATATGTCATAGAATGCATTATTGTTCATGCAATGATGTGACTTAttccttttcatcatttttttagtCGGCAAAAGAACGTGTAACGTCAGTAAACGTGACTGTCACATTGTTAAATAACAATAATTGTGATCTGATTACCttaatatttgatattttacaTTGGTGGTTACTTAAAGTATGCTTTGTCAGGAAAGTAAAGCAGGTCCTTCACGAACTCAACATAATCTCTTAAAATCGTCTAAATAACAGACTTAACAAGCTAAAATTATTGAGAATATATTGCACAATTTGACTCTATCCCACTGTCAGAGATGCTGCATGCGAAACAGTTGTGGTTGGTTCTTGACTGGTTAATTCAAATCTTTGCTGCCGGTACGGTTCTTATTATAAACTCGTGGTCAACTCCAGGTCATGCATTAGAAGAGTCTTTGAAATGTCAGCGCAGTACTGGACGCAAATGCTGCAAAAACCAAAGCGTTtcccaatatatatattttttcttctcagaACCCTTCAGTAGTGATGAAATtgcttatatatataaaaatctgTAACGATTAGTAGTTAAGGAATAATTATAGGAGGGCATGGAGagggcttggatttgaaccccagtcctcagaactgtgacgccaacaatCTAACCCGATGCTCCATCTTTCCGCCTAGTTTGGTCTAGTTGAATGATTTGTATTTGTGAAATGCCAACTGTAAACTATTTAGGCTTTGGAGTATCGGTTAAGAACAGTACATAATGATAAACATCATTAAGATAGCTAGGTTTCAATTTACGCTTAAAATGTGTCTGTAATATAAGTCATTTGACATTGAGTCTACAGCTTTCAGTCAATCAACTGAGATTTtgatatttgtcattttctaaTACAAAGCAATAAATGATAGTGATattatgaatgaattaatatcAAGTTTAATGAAATATAATGGCCAAATTTCTGGTCATTTTGTGATAAAATAGTACCCAACTTGTGAGTTTAATTTGTACCTTGACCAAACTTGACTCAATTTACGCGcacatcaatttttttcattgaaattaaTGGGAATGCATTTCATCCCCCAAAAAcactgcaattgtttttttttcatggttttagaaaaaaaaacactgtttatataaaaaaaaacagagaatgtaaagaatgaaaCTGGAGCTGGAGTCAGTTGACTACAATTGCAcatgctgtacatttttttactcaGTTGTTTTTGCCTATCTTGCACGCAACTAAGTTCACAACTACACTTAGTGTTTCAACTCCTTGCTAATGTTCTCTATTGTTTGAAACTTTAGGTTCTTTCAGGACTTTAAACCACAGCTGTAGTTTGGATATAAAAATACAGCGAAGACCTCAAGCACCACCAACGTGACTTTGCAGCCTTCCTGCATGTGATGGTGACATACTGACTGGGGTTGCTTCGGCCCCTGTGGTGAATGGCTGTAAGCAGAGGGGCCTTCGCCTTCTGGGTGGGGAGTTTCCGCATCCATGGCAGAAGGCAGCCCGTCACAAAGCACATCGGGAGTCTCAATCAGGTAATATGCTCGCTTTTCTTAAAGGGAAGTTGAACCCcaagtttttaaagatagaatTCATTGTATGTGCCAGCAATAGTAAAAAACAGGTTTTCTGATTACTGTTGTGCTTGTGTAATAAAAGGTAAACAGGGTGATTACATATTTTCTTGACTAAGTcctaaattttctccaaaatggaaatTATTATGCGGCGCGTCTCATCTATGCACCCACGTCCAAAATCTGTAACTGACTGGGagcatttcctgctgacacGCTGCTTATATAGAGGAAAAGTGGACGTGTGAGAGGACAGTATGTGGACGTTACTGGGAGAGATGTGGGCATGGGAGAGGACGCTAAAGGCCCCCCAGAAGGTATGCAATGCTGATATGTGTTTTGTGCGGAACAACACCGTTTTGGCAAaggacccccaaaaatggcacagaTGAAGAGACACACTGACGGAACACAGTTAAAACTTCAAGCTATGATTTACACGTAAAAACATAGGAATCAAGCATCCGTGAGAAAATTTAAGATCAACGAATCCATGGTGCTGAAGTGAAGGAAGCAGGAAAACGAGCTTCGCCAAGTAAAAAAGATGAAGCGGAGTTTACACAGAAACAACGCGAGGAGGCCTGAGTTGGAAGAGCAACTCAAACAATAGATTAATGATCAtagaacaaataataaacaactGCTGTGACAAAACAAGTGCAACAAATGAGCTTGGAGCTATTGTTCCAGGAGGCTTGACGAAGCAACTTCAAGCGCTGGATTTGCTGTTGATGAACGCAGGGACATATCAGATAATGCCCAATTATTAATGTTCATCTGTGGAGTGGACACGAATCTTTCCATTAGAGAGGAACTTAGCACAACCACAGGAAAAGAAATCTTCAAGGAGGTGTCCAAATGTGTCACTGAAACGATGCTGCCTTGGGATAAACTTGTGGAACTAACGACAGATGGTGGGCCAGGGATGTGCAGTCAGAAAAGTGGACTGGTGGGCAGGATTTGGGAGAAGATGCGGGAGAATCATGGAGGTGCATAATCCACAAGGAAGCCTTAGGTGGCAAAGCTTTGAAAATGGAGCGCATAATTAAACACTGTAACTCAAGTAGTCAACTTCATAAGAGCTAAAGGTTTAAATCACAGCTCGTTCACGTCCTTTCTGGACGAGTTAGGGTCAGAATATGGAGACGTGCCCTATCACACAGAGGTGCGATGGGCTGTGTGAAGAAATAGGTCTGTTTACAGAGACAAAGGCAAAGACACAACAAAGTTCCGGGATAAAAAGTTTCAATGCGAGCTTGCATTCCTGTGTGACATCGTGAGTCATCTCGATGCACTAAACATGCAGCTTCAGGGACGAGggcatgtccatccatccattttattttgccgcttaacctcacgaggatTGTGAggcgtcctggagcctatctcagctgtcgacgggcaggaggcagggtacaccctgaactggttgccagccaattgcagggcacatagagcaatttagagtgtccaattaatgttacatatttttggaatttgggaggaaaccgcagtgcccggtgaaaacccacgcaggcacggggaaaacattccacacaggcggggccgctATTGTaccagagtcctcagaactgtgaggccaacgctttaataGCTGAGGCCACCGTGCCTCCTGGGGGCATGTCATTACAGTGATGTCCAGTGCAGAGAGGGCTTTCAGAACCAACTTGTGCTTTTGGGAGATTCAGACGCTGCAGGGAAACATGGCCCATTTTCTGTGTTGCCAAATTATGAAAGAACACGTCTCATCTGTCATGTTGCCATGTGAAGGATTTGCTGAAAATCTAAGCATACTTCATGTGGAGTTTTCCTGACAATTTGCTGACTTTGAAGCctcaaaatacaaatttgaattATTCAGCAGTCAATTTGCGGTTGACGtgagtcgtccacccttgctatcacttctccctgtagcctcattcttccccctccacccttctcattatatttacaaatattctGTTATACTTCAGCTAAtaaaatactttgggtcaacaatctagagcaatggtgagtgtggtaaggaagtgaagaaactgatcCAAGAAGGgtgcttaggatggagctgccaggcacaagagcgagaggaagacctaagaaaaggttgatgaatgttgtaagggaagacatgaggacagtgggtgttagagaggaagttgcacgagataggcttagatgacacgaaaaaagaggaaaaggatgacatgctgtggcgatccctaatgggacaggccgaaaggaaaagaagaagtgacgAGGGCTGCAACCAACCTCCAAATGGAGCTTGTTGAGCTCCAATGTAATGACACGCTCAAATCAAAGTAAGACTGTCGGTGTCACGCAGGTCCCACAGTTTTGCAGTTCCTTCCCGACACACTGCCCCAACTCCGTGCACAAGCTGCTCAAATGCTGTCAATGTTCGGCAACACGTATCTTTGATGAAGATCAATAAAACACCACACAGGAGTCATCTGACTGATGAGCACCTTCATTCCGTCCTGAGGATTTTGTCAGCTCAGAGTCTGATCCCAGAGTTTGATGAAGTTGCAGCTAAGAAGAGGTATCTAGTTTAGAACAAAGTGCATCATAATAAAtcacaagttcttttttttacttgttggcttgtggggaaaaaaaaaccttttaaaagGAGCTTAAAAGCTTTCAAGAAAAAATTTATTGAATATATtacttctcatttttttaatgcttcttcTAGAAAGTCTAACCAAAActaataaacatttgttttaataagAAATAGTTTGACATTATATATGTTGAAAGAAGAGAAAACATGCAGATGATGTTGAAATCtttcaataaatatttggtATTGCCCGTGACTTAGTCCAAGTTTTTAATTTTGGCcctctgtgaatttgagtttgacacccctgctctcgAGGTCCTGGTACATGATATTCCTCCTTTCAAAGGATTGTTCACTGGACTCCTCCTGTGGGACAGTAAATTTGATGGAGATGACTGCCTCTTCAGACCACAAGGCCACAGCTGGCCTCGGGATTGATGGAGTCAGTGGGGGAACTGCAGCCTTCCCCCTAGGCCTACTTCCATTTACCCTGATTGGTTGGTCATTCAGGGTTTTTACTGGGGTGGATGGGAATACAGTCACAATAATGAACGTGGTTATTTTAATACCTCTGATTGTGTCATCAATAATGACTATTGTTATCTTTGTAAGAGCAGGATTTTTGACACAGTTATAGTAAAGGATTGATAAACCTCACATTGAAATGCACAAGTCAGTCTCAACAATTTATGCATTATAGCCTACTGATTGTTGTTGAGAAATATGAGCATGTCAAcaactgatttcattttcaagATCAATTGAttctgtgtttctttcagccACTTGACTTGCAGTGGATCTGCCATACATGTCCTTTCAGCAGTGCATCGTGGGACCTGGCGCCCACCAACAGCTTGAGAAATCAGACAATTAAGAAACTGATTCCATCACAACCCTTCCATCATGTCAGCTGGCCACACACGTCTCCTTACCACGAAGATGACTGGGAGGAGTCGCTCAGCATGTGTGTGCTGGTGCGACCAAATGAGTCAAGTGGTGTGCACACCCTGGTGGAAATCCCGTTGTTTGGTGAAACTAAACTAGGAGAGTTACTTGCTCCAGTGAATCACAAATCCTCTGAGTTTTCCTTTGTATTGACTACAGTGGATGGCAGCAGAGAGGATGACATCAGCGTCAGAAGCTTCAAAAGAATCAAACACCCACTAGAGAGAGAGCATGGCTGTTTTAGAAGTCTTTTTGAAGTGGAGAGGTGCCCCGCACCCCTCATGTGTGGTTCTCAGTTTTATTGTTTCCATTCACCGGGAACACAAACTATGGCCCACAGCAAGGATAACCCCAGGCAGGATATTGGACTTGAGAAAAACAAGGAGGAGTCACCCCAGTTCTATCCGAACTCTCTGTGTAGCATTGAAGCAAGAGCAGAGGGGTCGAGTCGTGAAGGAGACAGTGAAGGAGAGCAGAAGCTGGCTATAGCATACAAACGACTGAGGAGTGAAGTATGGGGTGCACACTGTGTTTTCACTAATTGACGGGAGACTTCAAACGCCAGCATTGCTTGAAAACATAGAAGCGTCAAAACACAACCGAggttaaccctttccgggcagtgGTTGCAAATTTGTAACAGGtttaatatatttgaaaatttcatgtctagagtatcattttctgaaagtatcagatttttctctctgcaaaattttatctggtccagagagggttaattaAGCCCGGTTCTCTTACAGTGCTTGAGAGTCACTTTACAAAATATTGTGGTCTGCTAAAAAGCCCGCTGTAGTTTTACTAGCACCAAGAAAACAAGTAACAGTTTCAATGTTTGTCCTCTATACGTGTACGGTGCCTTGTGAACGTATTCAgttcccttgaacttttcaacctttcgccacatttcaggattcaaacataaagatataaaattttcatttttttgtcaagaatcaacaacaagtggaataaaatttattggattttcatttttaaagaaactgaaaagtggagatgcaatattattcggcccctttactttcactgctgcaaactcactccaaaagttcaacctgttggagtctgcaaaagtcCTGAGTCTCtaacggagatttatcttctaACAGAACAATTATCCAAAACCTGAAGCCAAAAATACAATAGTTCACAAATAAaggtatccaggtgttagaatggccaagtcaaagtccagacctgaatccaattgagaatctgttggcagagctgaagactgctgttcacaaaagcTCTCCATctaacctcactgagcttgagctgttttgcaaggaagaatgggcaacaatttcagtctctcgatgtgcaaaactgatagagacatatcCCAAGCGACGtggagctgtaattgcagcaaaaggtggcgctataaagtattaatgcaagggggccgaataatattgcgcGCCCCActttttaggtttttatttgttaaaaaagtttaaaatatccaatctCTTTcaaatatctttgtttgaagcctgaaatgtggcaaagggttgaaaagttcaagggggctgaatactttcacaaaggCACTGTGGATGGACCAAATGGCAGTTATAACACTTTTACTGaaggtatgtgtgtatattcaCTTGCACTTTCTTACATGAGATGCTGTATCAGCATTATTCCATATTTTGCTACTAAATAAAGCGAACCTGTGAGCACACACCCTAGAGGCataacaaaatgtaattattccATCCAATTTTTAATGAACCCGTTTTGGAGCATATTACACAGTCTGTATGCTTTAATCAGACAATCAAGAGATGACAACCTTGCCAGCATCTTAGAGGCTAAAATCAGCCCAACTCCTTAAAGTAGGATGTATAATTGGTGTTGTAAATTGTGCATTAGTGTGCACCATGCAACGATATGAGGTAATATTTTTGTTACCTTGTTTAGTGTCATGCAGTCCAGGTCTAGGTCAGTACAAACGACAAGCAGAATAAtgagtattttttcattcatacctCTCTAACGGTGATATGTGattgtgtgtacatgtgcacTACATTTAATGGCGAGCAGACAGATCGCAGTCCGGCACTATTCTGATTTACGCTGACAAACATTTAATTCTGATCTGTTTATCATCAATCAAAATTAGCATGATCAAAGAAAACTTTTTATATGTCCTTTCAGTACATATGATTTTGTGGAGATGGTCGTAAAGCAAATCAGTTCATAAGTTTTATGGTACAGATGGTATTCTGTTCTCTTTAGGTTTATTCCTAATTGTAAACTATTTTGCAGCTTCCAAATTTCTTCCGTAAGAATCATGACTACACCATGTACTCCAATGATATTGAATTCATCAATGGACTTCTCAATACCAGTACCAGGTAATTATGCTTATTATTGCTTGAGAATATTACACATCAAGGAAGTATTTGCtttcttttcaatctttttttttaaagtttccccacttttatggttaagatcatcaaacaaatgtaaatccatccattatttgagccgcttatcctcacgaatgtgcaggagcctatcccagctatcttcaggctggAGCccggttacaccctgaactggtcaccagccaatcactgtgCACATATAAaaaaccaaccattcacacatttggacaatttagagtcttcaattaacctaccgtgcatgtttttgggatgtgggaggaaaccagaatgtccggagaaaccccacagagatacagggagaacgtgaactccacacaggcaaggctggatttgaactcagATCCcttaaggcagatgtgctcactgTTACCACAAATGTATATGTCTGACAGAAATAACTAAAGTaaactgtatatgtatgtataaaatgcagtttaatgaaaacaaaactaatCTGGtcgtgtgtggaaaaagtaatgccCCCCCTAAACCTAATACTGTAGCTGGTTGGGCTACCttcagcaacaactgaaataagcattttcacatctctgtggagatattttggcctacttttccttgcagaattgtatTAATTCAGCAACATTGGAGGGTTAGTGGACATGAATGGCCTTTTTAAGATCATCCTACTGCATTTCAATTGGATTGGAagtttagtatgttttttttctaaaccatTCGGAAGTTGGCTTGCtgatgtgttttggatcattgtctgGCTGCAGAACCCAGGTCTgcttcagcttgaggtcacaaactgatgacGGAACATTCTCCTTTGGGATTTTCTGGTAAAGGGCAAAGTTCTTGGTTAcaccaatcacagcaagttgttcaTGTTCTGAATGGAAAAGCAGACTACCACCATCATGTTAGACTGATGGTATaactttttagtatttttttaattacttttttttcctgttccctTGTTTGGTCAAGCATAAAGGAGGATCTATATCCCTTTAATGCTTGAACATTTTTACTATGTCACAGTGGAGTCTTTAAGCTGCCACTGTGGTTTCTTAATATTGTAATGGGTATTGAGAATCATAGTCCTCAGTCGAACAGAAGTCTCTTGAAGGGAGTGAGAATGGAAAACCAAAGACAGCACTAACTGTAAACAagatgaaaaaattaaatacagtataatgaCAGATTAGATAAGGATGGTGTATGGGGCATTAGAGCTACACAGTTTGAGTTCAGGACAGGAGAAGAATTATGCAGAACAATTAAAGTGTAGTGGGAGTTGCTAAGCAGGTTATAAGTGTCTATAAcgctcgtgcatgtgacatcaccattttcacggcaccatattactggtcaaaaagagctgctcgacagtgtggagGACATTGAACCAttgcagaatatacacaatgccggaGACTTTGTgttctgttggttgttacaacagacgagatagatattcaaagagatcattctctgaaataccagctgaaaagacgagaaaagaccgatggatttcggcaattaaaagtGATGAATGGTGtctaaccaaatacacacgactgtgtagcgatcacttcacttcaggtaggaattatttttctcaatctcaaatttccaagaagtatttataatgccaagttggctcattcgagaacaatgtgtcttaaaaaaaaaaaaagcgacagggagtcatctccaatgtacacaaagcgtgttgcagccacacattaatcttcggtaaacctctccccgacagactttttttttctaatatgcattgttttcaaatgagtccaatgggtatttaaaaaagaaaataaaccgtctgtcacacagaggtttaccaaagttcgtATGGccacaacgcgcttccgtgtacgggggctgaagcctatcccagcggtttattttcttttttgaaatacgcagcgtgtcatctttttccatcttagcttatcttctgcatcttcctctctaaccccaactgccctcatgtcttctctcaccacatccataaacctgctttttggtcttcctcttgctcttttgcctggcagctccattctcagcacccttccaccaatatactcactctctcgcttctgaacatgtccaaaccatcgaagtctgctctctcgaatcttatctccaaaacatccaacttaggctgttgagaacaatgcatatttaaaaaaaaaaaaggctgtcgtggagaagtttaccaaagtttaacgtgcggctgaaattttttttaatcatagttaatgaatgcgagtttgtgtaaaactgtatttgtattggaaaaaatctgagtggctccatcactacgtgggatttattcatgattgagaacagatctagCAACGAAgaatttgtatgcgtccagattttTCTACGCTTtgaaactcttccgtgtaaatctcgacgacttactcaccagatacatgtgtagagcCAGTTGTCCAAGATGAGCGGAAtctggttaatagtccaatttcttattggcaaaaacatcgacttcggcattaaatatgggtcctctctgccaagtgtctctcattttttccacatatcTTCGTGTATTATCAccctctaaatgtttaacggtatcggacaaaattctgggcgtcgtgctataaaacgtattttcgcgtcgtctctaAATGATCTTAGCATTTAAGAATGGTTtgcttgaccgacacttccgcccagtgacgtgatttgatgacataagtgcatgagctctataggaTATGCTGTTAAATTAACGAACACACACCTTCCCAAGACT contains the following coding sequences:
- the c1h6orf136 gene encoding uncharacterized protein C6orf136 homolog isoform X1, producing the protein MAVSRGAFAFWVGSFRIHGRRQPVTKHIGSLNQPLDLQWICHTCPFSSASWDLAPTNSLRNQTIKKLIPSQPFHHVSWPHTSPYHEDDWEESLSMCVLVRPNESSGVHTLVEIPLFGETKLGELLAPVNHKSSEFSFVLTTVDGSREDDISVRSFKRIKHPLEREHGCFRSLFEVERCPAPLMCGSQFYCFHSPGTQTMAHSKDNPRQDIGLEKNKEESPQFYPNSLCSIEARAEGSSREGDSEGEQKLAIAYKRLRSELPNFFRKNHDYTMYSNDIEFINGLLNTSTRGRVVYQLTLSLWRLMCLLYFADARLEVLKLTKHMEDGTIKARWRLRGLPFLTLMLRFYRKDKSQLYRSYDAFSTFYIGHDGLIHCHKVEKVMPAQPPALPRVTSILASALVALGLEENRPALNLLPLLLLSLRQVQD
- the c1h6orf136 gene encoding uncharacterized protein C6orf136 homolog isoform X2, whose product is MAVSRGAFAFWVGSFRIHGRRQPVTKHIGSLNQPLDLQWICHTCPFSSASWDLAPTNSLRNQTIKKLIPSQPFHHVSWPHTSPYHEDDWEESLSMCVLVRPNESSGVHTLVEIPLFGETKLGELLAPVNHKSSEFSFVLTTVDGSREDDISVRSFKRIKHPLEREHGCFRSLFEVERCPAPLMCGSQFYCFHSPGTQTMAHSKDNPRQDIGLEKNKEESPQFYPNSLCSIEARAEGSSREGDSEGEQKLAIAYKRLRSELPNFFRKNHDYTMYSNDIEFINGLLNTSTRGRVVYQLTLSLWRLMCLLYFADARLEVLKLTKHMEDGTIKARWRLRGLPFLTLMLRFYRKDKSQLYRRLIFHAGGPALIPPMYHWANDPMIQILKPAAQPSRQADVTKLSSSVFISS